The genomic window GTTCCAATCTGTGGCGGATACAGAACTGTACTTTATAGTGCTGTTTCAAGATATGCCCCCAGAAGTAGCTAGTGATGCTCGTACAGAAAATACTACTACTAGCGATGGACGCAATGTCAAATCTAGACGGGGCAAACAAGCGAGTTACGAGCAGGAAAACTCTCGGCTCAAACAGGAATTAGCAAATACTAAAGAATATTTGCAATCTATTATTGAGGAGCAGCAAGCCACTAATCAAGACCTGAGAGCAGCCAACGAAGAAATTCTCTCCAGTAACGAAGAACTGCAAAGCACTAATGAGGAATTGGAAACAGCCAAGGAAGAGATTCAGGCTACTAATGAAGAACTCTTCACAATTAACGCCGAACTACAACGACGGAACATTGAGTCCATTCAAATTAGTAACGATTTGCAAAATCTCCTGACTTGTATTAGTATTCCTATCCTCATGTTGGGTAGTGATCTGGCGATTCGGCGTTTTACTCCTGGAGCAGAGAGAATATTTAACTTGATTCCTACGGATGTGGGGCGACCGCTTAGTGATATTAAGCACAATTTAAATATTTCTGATTTAGAACCAAAAATTTTACAGGTAATTAGCACTCTTAATTATAAAACTCAGGAAGTTCAAGACGGAGAAGGGCATTGGTATGACCTAAGAATTAGACCATATCGGACAATAGACAACAAAATTGATGGTGCTGTGGTGATTTTGGTAGATATTGATGCTCTCAAAGAAAGTGCCAAGCAGCTGAGAGTATCCATAGATTATGCCCAAGCAATTGTGGATACAATGAGGGAGTCTCTAGTGGTTCTAGATAAAGACTTACGGGTGATCAGTGCCAATCAGTTTTTCTACGAAACATTCCAGACTATACCAGAAAATACAGAAAACTATCTCATCTATGAAATTGGTAATGGACAGTGGAATCTTCCCCTGTTGCGATCGCTCCTAGAAGATATTCTCCCCCAGCAAACCCAGGTTCAAGGTTTTGAGGTTGAGTGTAATTTTGAGGAAATCGGACACAAAATTATGCAGCTCAATGGCCGGAAAATGACTACACAAGAGAATCGAGAAATGATTCTTCTCTTGATTGAAGACATCACAGAACGAAAGCAATTGGAGGCAGAACGTACTCAACTTTTGGCTCAAGAAAAGTCAGCCCGGAATGCGGCTGAGGTAGCCAACAACGCCAAAGATGAGTTTTTATCAATTCTCTCCCACGAATTGCGAAACCCACTCAATGCTTTACTGGGTTGGTCGCATTTATTACAAAAGCATCAGCTTGATGAAGCAACTACTAATCAAGGTTTAGAAGCGATTGAGCGTAGCGCGCAGGCTCAAGCTCATCTGATTACAGATTTGCTCGACATTTCCCGCATTAGTTCTGGTAGGCTGCGTCTAGATGCTGAGACGATTGAGCTGATACCAATCATTGAATCTGCGATCGAGGTTGTCCGTCTCTCCGCAGAAGCCAAAAATATTCAACTTATCTCCAGGCTAGATCCTGCCTTTAGAAACATATTAGGTGATCCCACTCGCTTACAGCAGGTGATGTGGAATTTACTTTCTAATGCCATTAAATTCACCCCCCAAGGTGGCAGAATTGACATCACATTAGATTATACTGATCTTCATGCTCAGATCCAAGTTATTGATACAGGTAAAGGTATCAGTGCTGACTTTCTCCCCTATATTTTTGAGCGATTTCGTCAGGCTGATGGTAGCAGAACCCGCTCAAATCCTGGATTGGGATTGGGGCTATCGATTGTCCGCCATTTAGTAGAACTCCACGGCGGTACAATTGAAGCGGCAAGTCCAGGCGAAGGTCAAGGGGCAACTTTTACAATCACGCTACCTCTGCAAATTACCCAAGCAGAAATATCTGTACCGATTACACCAGTAGAAACTTCACTATCTAACCCCCCTATTTTATCTGTTGAGACATCTTATCTATCTACTGATGAAATTCCATCCTTAGAAGGTGTGCGGGTACTAATTGTAGATGACGAAACAGATATACGCCTGTTATTTAAAATAGTGCTGGAGGATTATGGCGCACAAGTAACAGAAGCGACATCAGCAAGGGATGCACTATCAAAGCTGACAGACAACCCTGGTAGTTACGATGTACTTTTATCTGACATTGGGCTACCACAGGAGGACGGTTATGCACTAATTCGTCAGGTGAGACAGTTGAGTGATGAAGCAACTAGAAAAATTCCCGCCGCCGCTCTCACCGCCTATGCTGGAAATGTGGAGTATGAAAAAGCTGTAGCCGCAGGATTCCAAACCCACCTTGCTAAACCTATTGAACCTCCTCAGTTGTTATCTGTGGTTGCTACTTTGGCTGGGAGAATTAGTAATTAAGAAAAACTTTAAAGAACCCCACCCCCAACCCCCTCCCCGCAAGCGGGGAGGGGGCTATTATTATATACGTCATGTGATTAGGAAACGCTATAAGAAACAAAATATCAAAATTAACGTTCTATTTAGGTAATAGCTATTAATAAAGTGAACAGTAGACCTCTTGCATAAATGCTGAATTTGTCATGTTGAGTGAAGCGAAACATCTCAAAGATTCTATATTTCATTCAGAATGACACATCTAATTTTCGGACTTTTGCCAGAGGTATAGTACATCTGCTCATAGTGGTGCAAGTGTTTGCGCTACTATGCTTGTACTTCATGGTGTTTTATTATTTTGAATGTTGTAGCTTTCTTCCCGTAGGGTATTGAAAATTATGCGTGTTTCTTCTACTGCAATTTTGACTTTAGCTACTTTGGCGGCTGGTAATGTTACTCAACAAGCCATAGCTGCACCTGTTACCGCCTCAAATCAGGTTACACCAGAGGAAAATTTAGTAGTTCCAGTAGTGGAAGAAACCCCCGCACCTCTCAACGCTGTGGCTGTACCGGAAACAGAGATGACTCCCCAATTTTCTCCATCTACAGTCATAGCTCAAAAACCTGTTGTTCTGCCTCCTACGTCTCCTGTTGTGAATCCACCAGCACCCAAGCCTACCACGACTGAAAGCGGTTTGGTTGTCACAGCTACTGATGTGCAGATAGTAGGCGCGACTCCTGAATTACAGCAAGTTATTCGCCAATTAATTAAAACTCAAACGGGAGGAGAAACCAGCGAAAGCCAGTTACAAAGGGATGTCGCCGCAATTTTGCAGACTGGTTTATTTGTTAATGCTAACGTCAATACCCGCATTACCCCATCAGGGTTAAATGTAGTATATCAAGTGCAGCCAGTGGTAGTGCGATCGCTCCAACTCGAAGGAGCAAAAGCCCTGACTTATCAAGTCGCCCTCAAACCTTTTCAATCCCAAATCGGTAAACCCATTAGTCCCGAAGGGCTGAAAGCAGCCGTCCAACAAGTAAATAAATGGTACGCCGACAATGGTTATAACTTGGCGCGGGTGTTAACTATTAAACCTAGTAATCAAGGTATTCTCACGGTTAATGTGGCGGAAGGTTTAGTCAGTGATATCAAGTTTCGCTTTGTAAATGACGATGGTAAAACCGTTGATAATAATGGTAATCCCGTTTCTGGACGCACCAAACCAGATTTCTTAAAGCAACAACTCCAACTGAAACCCGGACAAGTTTTTAAAGAAAATACTGTCCAGCAAGATGTCCAAAATTTGTATCGCACTGGCTTATTTCAAAGTATCAATGTCGCCTTTGAAGGCGATGCTAGCAACCTAGATGTGATTTACGAACTCAAGGAAATTGGGGCGCGGGGGATTAACTTGGGTGGTAGTTACAACGGCGATACAGGATTAATTGGAACTCTGAACTATCAAGACCAAAATATTGGCGGTAGAAATGATATTTTAAACGTCAATGTCGGCTTAAGTCGCCGGGATTTGCAATTTGATAGTAAATTTATTAGCCCCTATCGCGCTACGAATCCTGACCGTTTAGGCTACACCGTGAACATCTTCCGCAGTCGAGAACTTTCGGAAACCTTTGATGATGAGATTAAGTTAGCTAATGACGATAAAGTCCGTGAAGGTAAGATTGGTGCATCTATCAGCTTACAACGACCGATTGATGATTGGGATGCGTCTTTAGGGTTTAATTATACTCGTACCAGCATTCGCGATCGCCAAGGCAATATTAACTCTACTGATATTCAAGGAAACCCCCTCTCTGCTAGTGGTGCTGGCGTTGATGACTTAGCTACCGTCTCTTTCACCGCCACCAAAGACCAACGGGATAACCTGATTAATCCTACCAAGGGTTCTGTATTGAGTTTGAGTACAGAGCAATCTGTCCCCATCGGTCAAGGTAACATTTCCATGAATCGCCTCACAGCCAATTATAAACAGTATGTTCCAGTGCAGCTATTTAACAGCCAACAACCCCAAGTATTTGCCTTTAATGTGCAAGCTGGTACTGTCTTAGGTGACTTACCACCCTATGAAACCTTTAACTTAGGGGGTTCTAATTCCGTGCGTGGTTACGACGCAGGGGATGTAGGTAGTGGTCGCAGCTATGTACTAGCCTCTGCTGAATATCGCTTTTCCGTCTTACCAATCGTAGGGGGAGTATTGTTTGCTGACTTCGCCTCAGACTTAGGTTCTGGTGACACCGTTCTCGGAGACCCCGCAGGTGTACGCGGTAAACCCGGTTCTGGTTTTGGTTACGGTGCAGGAGTGCGAGTAGATTCCCCATTAGGTTTAATTCGCGCTGACTACGGCATTAGTGACCAAGGGGAAAGTAGAATACATTTAGGCATAGGTCAACGGTTTTAAAAGCAAGACGAGGCTTGAAAAAATAAATATATTTACTTCTTTTTCTGAGAGTGTGAATTTTGCTGTGATTGGCTATCTGCTCTGAGTTGTTGTCTGCCGTTGGTAATAACTCGTAACATATCTTTTAAGTCTTGCTCGATTCCTTCCAAGACATGATCAGCATATTCATCAGCACCACCTTCAATTTCTTGAGCTTGAGCGATCGCTATTTGTCGCATTTGTTCCAACTCTTCTTGACAAGCAAGCCGCTTCAATTCTATCTCATTGAGAGTATCCTTCATCATCGCCTCACACTCTTGCTGCACTTGTCGGCGCAGTTGTTCAGCTTGATGTTCCGCCTCCCTGATAATATCGCTCTCCGCTAGAATTTGCGCTCTTTTGGCTTGGGCAGCATCAACAAGTTGCTGTCCATATTCTTCTGCTTCTAGGAGAATTTCATCTTTTTGTTCTAGAATGGCGGCGGCTTCCTGAAACACTGACGGTAAGGAAACCCTGATGTAATCTAACTGTTCTAATAATTTTTCTTCATCTACTAGTGTCCGTCCCGTTAGGGGGATGCGGAAACTAGTAAGCATAATTTCTTCTAGACGATTAAGTTCTTCCTGAATATCTAAGCTTCCTGCTTGGGGAATTTCTCCGGGGGAGATTCCGTTGACGTACTCTGGGGGATAGCTTCCGTTGCGATTGGGTTCGCTATTGGATACTTGTGGTTGTAGCATTTGTATATATCTAGGGCAATGAGGGGAGGGACAAGATGATCGACTGAACCACCAAACCTTGCAATCTCTTTTACCACACTACTACTTAAAAAACTATACTCATTTGATGTTGCTAAAAAAACTGTCTCGATTTGGGTTGAAAGCGTTTTATTAGTATGTGCCATCTGTAGTTCTACTTCAAAGTCAGAAATAGCCCGTAGACCTCGTAATATAACTTGTGCTTTTCGTTGCTGGGCATAATTGACAGTTAAACCATCAAAACTATCTACTTTCACATTAGATAGATGTTTTGTCGCCAAACCAATCTGTTCTAGGCGTTGCGGTACGCTAAAAAGTGGTACTTTATTTGGGTTTCGCAATACAGCAACAATCACCTCATCAAACAACCGACTACCA from Nostoc sp. UHCC 0870 includes these protein-coding regions:
- the coaD gene encoding pantetheine-phosphate adenylyltransferase translates to MIAIYPGSFDPITLGHLDIIQRGSRLFDEVIVAVLRNPNKVPLFSVPQRLEQIGLATKHLSNVKVDSFDGLTVNYAQQRKAQVILRGLRAISDFEVELQMAHTNKTLSTQIETVFLATSNEYSFLSSSVVKEIARFGGSVDHLVPPLIALDIYKCYNHKYPIANPIATEAIPQSTSTESPPEKFPKQEA
- a CDS encoding DivIVA domain-containing protein, translating into MLQPQVSNSEPNRNGSYPPEYVNGISPGEIPQAGSLDIQEELNRLEEIMLTSFRIPLTGRTLVDEEKLLEQLDYIRVSLPSVFQEAAAILEQKDEILLEAEEYGQQLVDAAQAKRAQILAESDIIREAEHQAEQLRRQVQQECEAMMKDTLNEIELKRLACQEELEQMRQIAIAQAQEIEGGADEYADHVLEGIEQDLKDMLRVITNGRQQLRADSQSQQNSHSQKKK
- a CDS encoding BamA/OMP85 family outer membrane protein, producing MRVSSTAILTLATLAAGNVTQQAIAAPVTASNQVTPEENLVVPVVEETPAPLNAVAVPETEMTPQFSPSTVIAQKPVVLPPTSPVVNPPAPKPTTTESGLVVTATDVQIVGATPELQQVIRQLIKTQTGGETSESQLQRDVAAILQTGLFVNANVNTRITPSGLNVVYQVQPVVVRSLQLEGAKALTYQVALKPFQSQIGKPISPEGLKAAVQQVNKWYADNGYNLARVLTIKPSNQGILTVNVAEGLVSDIKFRFVNDDGKTVDNNGNPVSGRTKPDFLKQQLQLKPGQVFKENTVQQDVQNLYRTGLFQSINVAFEGDASNLDVIYELKEIGARGINLGGSYNGDTGLIGTLNYQDQNIGGRNDILNVNVGLSRRDLQFDSKFISPYRATNPDRLGYTVNIFRSRELSETFDDEIKLANDDKVREGKIGASISLQRPIDDWDASLGFNYTRTSIRDRQGNINSTDIQGNPLSASGAGVDDLATVSFTATKDQRDNLINPTKGSVLSLSTEQSVPIGQGNISMNRLTANYKQYVPVQLFNSQQPQVFAFNVQAGTVLGDLPPYETFNLGGSNSVRGYDAGDVGSGRSYVLASAEYRFSVLPIVGGVLFADFASDLGSGDTVLGDPAGVRGKPGSGFGYGAGVRVDSPLGLIRADYGISDQGESRIHLGIGQRF
- a CDS encoding chemotaxis protein CheB; this translates as MNSRQSSENFPSDSSDEPQENQNELFPIVSMGASAGGLQAFTELLSHLPTDTGMGFVLIQHLSPHQKSMLTEILGRTTQMPVVEAQDGMCVEPNHVYVIPPNAVMTISQGVLKLSPRDKIQGLPTTVDTFFCSLAEDYGNKAIGVILSGGDSDGTKGLEMIKDAGGITFAQCEASAQVSSMPNTAVASGHVDFILTPQQIAEELGKISRHPYVKHPTPIPPTEEIPESGNALAIIFRLLRVSTGVDFTHYKQNTLKRRLSRRMMLYKLENLEDYARYLQNNPAEVTALYQDLLITVTSFFRDPESFAALKTTIFPLIAKEHQPDSPIRVWVAGCSTGEEAYSIAICWMEFLDVQKINLPIQIFATDINEVAIEKARGGIYKPNQVADISPDRLQRFFVQVDGNYQISKPVRELCVFARHNLINDPPFSRLDLITCRNVLIYLSSPLQKKLLPMFHYGLQPTGFLMLGTSETVGEFSNLFTLVDKKYKIYSRKIAQARISIDLMPSNYPPDTLNPLPSMREDTWNGQEILKAADRIVLNQYAPVGVIINNELEILQFRGQTSSYLQPPPGRPSFNLLKMAKEELRIELRTAVHQAKKQKLSVRKEGLQIREDHQVRLVKIDVIPFQSVADTELYFIVLFQDMPPEVASDARTENTTTSDGRNVKSRRGKQASYEQENSRLKQELANTKEYLQSIIEEQQATNQDLRAANEEILSSNEELQSTNEELETAKEEIQATNEELFTINAELQRRNIESIQISNDLQNLLTCISIPILMLGSDLAIRRFTPGAERIFNLIPTDVGRPLSDIKHNLNISDLEPKILQVISTLNYKTQEVQDGEGHWYDLRIRPYRTIDNKIDGAVVILVDIDALKESAKQLRVSIDYAQAIVDTMRESLVVLDKDLRVISANQFFYETFQTIPENTENYLIYEIGNGQWNLPLLRSLLEDILPQQTQVQGFEVECNFEEIGHKIMQLNGRKMTTQENREMILLLIEDITERKQLEAERTQLLAQEKSARNAAEVANNAKDEFLSILSHELRNPLNALLGWSHLLQKHQLDEATTNQGLEAIERSAQAQAHLITDLLDISRISSGRLRLDAETIELIPIIESAIEVVRLSAEAKNIQLISRLDPAFRNILGDPTRLQQVMWNLLSNAIKFTPQGGRIDITLDYTDLHAQIQVIDTGKGISADFLPYIFERFRQADGSRTRSNPGLGLGLSIVRHLVELHGGTIEAASPGEGQGATFTITLPLQITQAEISVPITPVETSLSNPPILSVETSYLSTDEIPSLEGVRVLIVDDETDIRLLFKIVLEDYGAQVTEATSARDALSKLTDNPGSYDVLLSDIGLPQEDGYALIRQVRQLSDEATRKIPAAALTAYAGNVEYEKAVAAGFQTHLAKPIEPPQLLSVVATLAGRISN